One window of the Bradyrhizobium sp. NP1 genome contains the following:
- a CDS encoding HK97 family phage prohead protease, whose translation MDKLEIKATLGVTDAGEIIGTAWPFGSPDSVGDIIVKGAFGSIAPDMPMLFKHSPSDLIGTWTEIAETPDGLVVKGKMHMEQPRARSVLSMIKSGLVDGLSIGFKTLAATRQGRNRVITAVDLKETSIVPNPAHPKARIISAKANDSALAVAELINRFAAALT comes from the coding sequence ATGGACAAGCTTGAGATCAAGGCAACGCTCGGTGTCACCGATGCGGGCGAAATCATCGGCACAGCATGGCCGTTCGGCTCGCCCGATAGCGTCGGCGACATCATCGTCAAAGGTGCGTTCGGATCGATCGCGCCGGATATGCCGATGCTGTTCAAGCATAGCCCATCCGACCTGATCGGTACTTGGACCGAGATCGCAGAAACGCCCGATGGCCTTGTCGTCAAAGGCAAGATGCACATGGAGCAGCCCCGCGCGCGATCCGTGCTTTCCATGATCAAGAGCGGCCTCGTTGATGGCCTATCGATCGGCTTCAAGACGCTCGCCGCAACCCGGCAGGGTCGCAACCGCGTGATCACTGCGGTTGATCTCAAAGAAACAAGCATCGTTCCCAATCCAGCCCATCCCAAGGCGCGCATCATCAGCGCCAAGGCGAATGATTCCGCTCTCGCCGTCGCGGAACTCATCAATCGTTTCGCGGCGGCTCTCACCTAA
- a CDS encoding gene transfer agent family protein yields MKPFSAFFGDAEYQFMLTFALAGELEQKCGAGIGTICARVFAKHFAQSDITETIRLALIGGGMAPKRAAELVALYATDRPLSESYPLVAKILERRWFGNPHETTNGQA; encoded by the coding sequence ATGAAGCCGTTCTCCGCATTCTTTGGAGATGCCGAATATCAATTCATGCTCACCTTCGCTCTCGCGGGCGAACTTGAACAAAAGTGCGGCGCGGGCATCGGCACGATTTGCGCCCGCGTGTTCGCCAAGCACTTCGCTCAATCCGACATCACCGAAACCATTCGCTTGGCGCTGATCGGCGGCGGCATGGCACCCAAGCGAGCGGCCGAACTGGTCGCGCTCTACGCGACCGATCGCCCCCTTTCTGAAAGCTATCCCCTCGTCGCGAAGATTCTCGAACGGCGTTGGTTCGGCAACCCACATGAGACGACCAATGGACAAGCTTGA
- a CDS encoding phage portal protein: protein MNDLFAPSRAEDSSQATAGNHQQRGCNPAATAAPFCLMAQFSSKFRQLLGIEKKASLAAPDAFLLDLFGATGTNAGIQVSPRTAMRCAPVHCAVRTIAEAIGQLPVAVYKRGTNGEKEPAPDHPVQRLLQDAANSFTPAGQFREDVTQDAALYPYGGFAHIGRASDGRVVELVRIDPEQSSIIIDYVNLEPIYAYRQVSNGTGNVTTQRVDAENILHIPSPSLQRLGMVNEAREAIALAVVLEQHAARLFGNSARPSGVLSLKRNGTNATTLDNIKAIWNAAHGSGKSGGTAILPDDVSWQQVVLNSVDAQFHEMRRFAIAEIARFWRVPLHMMSELERATFKNAEQLGSEFLTYTLLPWIRRWEGELNLKLFTEEERGTYSVEFDTDAIIRADMLARIESLSVAVSSRILNPNEARRMGFGLPGYKGGEEYVNPNTTSPHAQPRLIGGVNP, encoded by the coding sequence GTGAACGATCTCTTCGCGCCTTCGCGCGCTGAAGACTCTTCTCAAGCAACAGCGGGGAACCACCAACAACGCGGCTGCAATCCGGCAGCCACGGCAGCCCCCTTTTGTTTGATGGCACAGTTCAGTTCGAAGTTCAGACAGCTACTCGGTATCGAAAAGAAGGCCAGCCTCGCCGCGCCCGACGCATTCCTGCTCGACCTGTTCGGCGCAACGGGCACCAACGCCGGAATTCAGGTATCGCCGCGCACGGCCATGCGCTGCGCGCCCGTCCATTGCGCTGTCCGCACGATCGCTGAAGCCATCGGCCAGCTTCCAGTTGCCGTCTACAAGCGCGGAACCAACGGCGAGAAAGAGCCCGCGCCTGATCACCCTGTTCAGCGCCTGCTACAGGACGCGGCGAATAGCTTCACCCCAGCCGGTCAATTCCGCGAAGACGTCACACAAGACGCTGCGCTGTATCCGTATGGCGGCTTCGCCCATATCGGGCGCGCCTCCGACGGCCGCGTCGTGGAGCTTGTGCGGATCGACCCGGAACAATCGAGCATCATCATCGACTACGTGAACCTTGAGCCGATTTACGCTTATCGGCAGGTAAGCAACGGCACCGGCAACGTCACGACGCAACGGGTCGATGCCGAAAACATCCTCCATATCCCCTCCCCGTCATTGCAACGGCTAGGAATGGTCAACGAGGCGCGCGAAGCCATCGCGCTCGCCGTCGTCCTTGAGCAACATGCGGCGCGCCTGTTCGGCAATTCCGCGCGGCCTAGCGGCGTCCTCAGCTTGAAGCGTAACGGCACCAACGCCACTACGCTGGACAACATCAAGGCCATCTGGAACGCCGCGCACGGAAGCGGCAAGAGCGGCGGCACGGCGATCCTGCCCGACGATGTTAGTTGGCAGCAAGTCGTTCTCAATTCAGTCGATGCACAGTTCCACGAAATGCGCCGCTTCGCGATTGCGGAGATCGCGCGTTTCTGGCGCGTGCCGCTCCACATGATGAGCGAGCTTGAGCGCGCGACCTTCAAGAATGCCGAGCAACTTGGCTCCGAATTCTTGACCTACACTTTGCTGCCGTGGATTCGGCGCTGGGAAGGCGAACTGAATTTGAAGCTCTTCACCGAGGAAGAGCGTGGCACCTACTCCGTCGAATTCGACACCGACGCCATCATTCGCGCCGACATGCTCGCACGCATCGAGTCACTTTCGGTCGCTGTTAGCTCGCGCATCCTCAATCCAAATGAGGCGCGCCGGATGGGCTTTGGCCTCCCCGGCTACAAGGGCGGCGAGGAATACGTCAACCCGAACACGACCAGCCCGCACGCTCAACCGCGTCTTATTGGAGGTGTCAACCCATGA
- a CDS encoding serine hydrolase domain-containing protein produces MKRWQTESTALRWLAAAVFAISLVVGWAFELRAESRTPAIGSLSPAAPKRLGDAIRYEITTGKIPGGILLIQQHGKPVDFECFGVRDPDTGLPMTPDTIFQIYSMSKAVTSVAAMMLVDEGKLALDDSVSNYIHSFANAKVGVDISDEAGKYPLKLEPLKRPITIRDLLRHTSGITYGFFGETQVQKLYANPLLYAGEFNNADFADRIAVLPLADQPATRWNYGHSTDVLGRVIEVVSGQTLYQFEKQRLFDPLGMSDTAYYVADKAKWPLIARGFPVDRSRVAGILDPVIPRRWESGGAGLVSTIGDYARFLQMLLNGGELDGKRYLKRETVALMTSDQIGPETGIIHDPFYFPNPTSGFGLGFAVRTSPPPNTNWPLGEYRWDGAGGSFYFVDPVDDMFGIFMVMSPTQGGRIQLNLKTIIYEAMGRGLRKD; encoded by the coding sequence ATGAAGCGATGGCAAACTGAAAGCACCGCACTGCGCTGGCTTGCCGCAGCAGTGTTCGCGATTTCCCTGGTCGTCGGCTGGGCGTTTGAGCTGCGCGCCGAATCCCGAACGCCGGCTATAGGAAGTCTTTCACCCGCGGCCCCGAAGCGGCTTGGCGACGCCATTCGCTATGAGATCACGACCGGCAAGATTCCCGGGGGCATCCTGCTGATCCAACAACACGGCAAGCCAGTTGATTTCGAATGCTTCGGCGTGCGGGACCCCGACACAGGGCTGCCGATGACGCCGGACACGATTTTCCAGATCTATTCGATGTCGAAGGCCGTCACGTCGGTTGCGGCAATGATGCTGGTCGACGAAGGCAAGTTGGCTCTCGACGATTCCGTGTCGAACTACATTCATTCCTTTGCGAACGCCAAGGTCGGCGTCGATATTTCCGATGAAGCGGGAAAGTATCCGCTCAAGCTCGAGCCGTTGAAACGCCCGATTACGATCAGGGATCTATTGCGGCACACCTCGGGTATCACCTACGGCTTCTTCGGGGAGACCCAAGTGCAGAAGCTCTATGCGAATCCTCTATTGTACGCAGGGGAATTCAATAACGCCGACTTTGCCGACCGGATCGCAGTGCTGCCACTTGCCGATCAGCCCGCAACGCGCTGGAATTACGGCCATTCGACCGACGTGCTTGGCCGTGTCATCGAAGTGGTCTCCGGGCAGACGCTGTATCAATTTGAAAAGCAGAGATTGTTCGATCCGCTCGGCATGTCCGACACTGCGTATTATGTCGCGGATAAAGCGAAGTGGCCGCTGATCGCCAGGGGATTTCCTGTCGATCGCTCTCGAGTCGCCGGAATCCTCGATCCTGTGATACCGCGGCGCTGGGAGTCCGGTGGAGCGGGCCTTGTCTCGACGATAGGGGACTACGCCCGCTTCCTGCAAATGCTGCTGAATGGAGGTGAACTGGACGGCAAGCGATACCTCAAGCGTGAGACGGTCGCGCTGATGACGTCGGACCAGATTGGGCCGGAGACCGGGATCATTCATGATCCCTTCTATTTTCCGAACCCCACCAGCGGCTTCGGTCTTGGCTTCGCCGTGCGCACCTCGCCACCTCCGAATACGAACTGGCCACTCGGTGAATACCGTTGGGACGGCGCCGGCGGCAGTTTCTATTTCGTCGACCCCGTGGACGACATGTTTGGAATCTTCATGGTGATGTCGCCCACACAGGGTGGCCGGATCCAACTGAACCTGAAAACGATAATCTACGAGGCGATGGGGAGGGGGCTGCGCAAGGATTGA